TTTCTGTTCATTTAGAttacagaaatgaagaggaagccTTAGTCTCTTTTTTAACTACAGAAACAACTGatgcaaatataatttatatagtgAATATGTAAGAAGTTCAGAAACTTGTTAAGAAAATCTTTCACCCAGTTCACGCATGAAGCTAGCCATACTGAGGCTGGGTGTAAGGGCAATGAAGAATTGCATTTCTGGACAATATGATTCAGAAATGAGTCCTAGCAAATCAGTGCTGGTGCTGTGCTTActggctcagtcttgtccagctctctgagaccccatggactgtaacccacctggctcctctgtccatagggattctccagggaagaatactggagtgggttgccacgccctcctccaggggatcttcccaacccagggatcgaacccatgtgtccctcattgcagatggattctttaccatctgagaaaccagggaagctcaagaatactggagtgtgtagcctatcccttctccaggggatcttcctgacccaggaattgaactggggtaccctgcattacaggtggattcttaccagctaagctaccagggaatcccaattaACTGGCCTATCAATGACTCATTTATAGGAAAAATGTTCCTTGTGAGATTTCCTAATCCATAAATTCTCTACACAGTCTCGAAAAtaactctatttttttctttggtgcttttatatttattgaaatttaaaaaaaaaaaaaaggcctcactaaaatcttatttttgttaagaagaaaaatacacacacacagaaatacacaaatatattaataaatgcttATATAAATGGCAGTTTAAAGTTAATGAGGGGTGTATATTAAACAGATAACAGTTGGTATCTCTGAGTAATGGGACTACtcatgatttttatgttttatatatttatgaattttcaGAGTTCAAAAATTTTGTcttattcattcttcatttttcttttttaaataccaGATAAATATGTGTTACATTATAAcaagaaaaatttgttttctgaaaaaagGGTATTTCAGCCACATTTTGGATTCctggaacaaaaacagaataaaaaagaaaactgaaagtagTTTTCACTTACACAAAGGAAAAGAGCCTCTTTCTTTTACTGAACAATCATCCAATCATAAAATTGTCTTCATTCCTTTAAGAAACAGCATTTTGAGAAGAGTTAATATCATATTTGTGAAACCACAactttgtaaaataatattattattgctttataaAAGGAAATGGAATGATTTTTTACGCCACCTGCtgagaaataatcatttttaaatggagCTTATCATaaagataggggcttccctggtggctcagcagtgaagaatccacctgccaatgcaggagacctgggtcccagGGAAAATAACTCttattaaaggagaaaaggagcaCTAGGTCTTCAGGAGAAAGCtatcttttagttttatgagtTCTAAAATAACAATTTTCTTCTATGTCCGAATTGGAACAGTGCAAAAAACTCATTTTTGGTTTGTGCACCAGGGTGGAGTTTATAGTGACTGTATCTCAGCCTGTTCTATCTACCTCAGTGTGGCCTTTTTCTCACCTTTGTGCTCTGCtagttttcagatctttttcaGAGGTGATTGTTTCATATGTAGCTGTAGATTCACTGCATTCATAGAAGGAGGTGAACTTAGGATCTTCCTATGTCACCAACTTGAACCTTGTTCcctaaaattgggcttccctgaaagcCCAGTTcgcaaagaatctgcctccaatgcaggagaccccagttcatttcctgggtcgggaagatcagctggagaagggataggctacccacctctgtattcttgggcttcccttgtggctcatctggtaaagaatacgcctgcactgggggagacctgggttcaatccctgggttgggaagataccctggagaagggaaagtctacccactccagcattctggcctggagaattccatgggctgtatactccatgggatcacaaagagtcggacaccactgagtgactttcattttcactaaccGTATACAGTCAATTTTATCTCACTAAAACTGCAAAAGTATGAAAACATTACTATCTAATGAAATacgatattttattttatttttaaatgacaaaaaatgtATGGCCATTgaacttctctggtagtccagtagtaaagaatccacctgccaatgcaggggatgtgggtacAATTCCTGGTaagggaagatgccacatgtccTGGGACAACTAATTCCattcgccacaactactgagcccttgggccacaactactgaagcccatgctctagagcccaagtgcgacaactactgagctcaccaGTCGCAACTTGAGAGCAACaaccactcaccacagctagagataGCCCAAGAACATGTTTGGAATAATTTATGTGCGGGAATCTATCTCTCCAATTGTAAATTTTGTGAAATATAAATAGAGATcaagtgtttttaatttaaaaatttagtgtCACATTTATTTGGGCTGTTCTGAGAACATTTTAAGGCTTAGTACACAATAGAAGGtaaaaatatcttaatattttttattggttGCATGCTGAAGTGATAATATTCTAGATCTATCGAGTTACAGGaaacattattataattaatgtcacatctttctcttttacctttttaattCAGCTAGCAGAAAGTTTGAAATCACATGTGGGACTTGAAGTATATTTAAGTTGGATATCACTGGTCTAGATGATGCTTAataggtttaattttttaattagtttctaTTGCAGTATAATTTctctttacaatgctgtgttagtttcttgcTGTACTGCAAATTGAATCAGTCATACGTATACATataaccactcttttttttttctttaatttccttcgCATGTAagtcattacagagcattgagtagaggtTCTTGTGCTAAACAAAAGGTTCTCACTAGTTGTCTatattatacatagtagtgtttatatgtcagtcccaatgtcttaattcatcccacctcctcttcttcttctttttttgttgttcagttgctcagtcttatctgactctttgtgaccccatggacggcagcatgccaggcttccctatccttcactatctcccagagtttcctcaaactcatgtccattgagtcgatgacgccatccatccatctcatcctctgtcatcctcttctcctcctgccctcaacctttcacagcatcagaattttttccagtgagtcgcttcttggcatcaggtggccaaactattggagcttcagcatcaatctttccaatgaatagagttgatttcctttaggattgagtgttttgatctccttgctgtccaagagactctctgtgaccccatgaactatagtccaccaggcttctatgtccatggggattctccaggaaagaatactggagtgggtagccacttccttctccagaggatctttccaacccaggtatcgaaccagggtcttccaCATTACAGGATGATTCCTTacatgtctgagccaccagggaagcctcttcccTTATTAGTAACCAAAAGTTTGTTcgctacatctgtgactctatttatGCTTTACCATTTTAACTAGTGATAGTTAATCTCTACCATTTTTCAGGATATAATTTAGGAACTTTCTGGTCTGTGACTCAGAGAACCATTTTTTGTTAAAACTAGAAAACCAGAGCTTTCAGTTCTGTTTATTGCGTAAGTACAGTCAAATTCCATGGCTTACCTGATGGACTCAGTTGTGAAAATTTCAACAATTTCCCTTGTTATTTTTCAAGTCCATTCATGAACATTAAAAAGCAAGAACAACTAAGAATAACTATGCTGTGCAATTAAAATACCCTGACTTGATTGCCCTCTTTTGAAAGAAGTTCAAATAGATCCAGTACTTATTGCTAACTAACACGTGTTCAAATTGCTCAACTCTCTGCTAAGTTATCTCCTTAGAAATGTCACCACTCTTTATTATAACAAatactatttaaattattttattaaatttttccaATTAGTCAAAGACAAATTGCTTTcaaggaaactttatttttttccgtAAATGAAGCACATTTCGTTTGTATTTTGATGTTCATGAAAGATTAGTAACTGGGTTTCAGCCACTCTTGTGGCACCTTCAATTATGATAGAACGTATAACCTAGTGGGCACACCTCTGAGATGTCCACAGATTTCCAGGTAGCAGTGATATCTTTCATATCTGTTTATATACACTTTTctttcaacaaagaaaacaagtttttcaaaatgaagagtaaataaaagaaaggggaaaaagcagAAAGCTGAAGCCAAGATCAACTATTTCACATAACTAGAActtaaaaggttaaaataaatTGTGTTAATATTGGGATCAGGGGAGGGGAATGAGTGGTCTTTTTAAACTAAGACAGGGTTTAGCAatctcaacatccaaaaaactaacaGACCAATAAACCAGttatactgaattttaaaataactgaatagTGTGTGGAGACTAGGAATGTGGCAAATGGTGAATATCAACAAaggtattttagaaaatatttaaattctgaCTTGATACATTGAGTTGAGGATTTTTAGATTTGACTTTGTTAAACGTTTTTCCCCAAAATGATGATAATTCAATATCCTTTCCAGAAAAGCCATGGTCACAACTTGCTTTATTcatccaatatttttaaaaagtttcttaaatTTCTCATTGCTGTACCAGCTGCAGTTCAAGGTTTTCACACCTAAAAATCCAAATGGAAATAGCATATGGAAGCCAACAAGAAGGTGTTATTTAGTCCTTTCTGACTCCTCCTGTcctgtgggtttatttttttttaattcaattaaattatgtttttatcatCCAAATAAATTATGTGACCTCCACAATACATCTAGGGCTTTCCAGGATGGAGAAAGGAATAGATAAAGGCTTCCATTATCTAACATTCTtcattctaaatttctttttcctaaattgaGTTCCAGTTATCCCTAGCTATTTTATCTCCTGGGgcctcccaagtggctcagtggtaaagaatctgtctgtcagtgcaggacacaaaggtttgatccctgggttaggaagatcctctggagaagaaaatggctacccactccagtattcttgcctggaaaatcccatggacagaggtctggcaggttagagtccatcaggtcacagagttagacgtgactaaaactactgaacaacaattttatcTCCTAAAGAGCTGTTCTTTCTCTACCTGCTTTCCCAAACATGGCTATAACTTTTCCATCTTCATTTCCAAAAACGACTAATGTATGGACACTGTGCATTATAATTTTATCAGGCTTTATGGGCACTGGAATGTATTTATAATAATCAATGCAATATAAATTCAGATTGAAATAGTATCATGACCATTCCCATGGAGGACCTCTTATATACTGACCATGTGTGTCTCTCTGAGTCGTGACATATTGCCATGATTTAGGCTCCTTTTTCTCACATATCCTGCTCCTGAATTACAGATAGTTGCAAACTTTctaaactcaatttttaaaatttggttcaGAAAAAGTAACTTCCTTGTTTGAACCAATCTGCTCCCCAATATATTAACCCAAAGTTTTCCTCTGTCCCAACAAAAAGAACAATCAAGTtattttctacaaaataactaaaaaagTGATAGCCACACTGAGGGAAATTCATTTATCATCTTGGGACAAGGCAGAGTCACCTTTGAAATTAGCAGTGTTTTCTCAAATTCCACCATTACCGAAATAAAAGTAATAGGAGAAAGTAACAGCAAAATAGATTACAAAGTAGCAAACTTGAAATCAACTTTCCTTTATAAAGCTATATGACTTAAGTAAATCTATCAACTCTAATCTTTACTTTTgcatgcataaataaatatagtttGACGAACTGTTATGTCAATGCTTGTAtactaaggttaaaaaaaaaaaaaaactctttgccAAAAGAAGCTTGAAGCATagcatttatatatgtaaaatggattaTCCTTGATAGTCATCATAGAACCTTTAAACTCTGACATTCTTACCAGCTGGAGCATGAAAAGAGTAGAAATATTTAATTCGTGCTTTTAATAGCAAGTGACAGACTAAAATACCCTCAGTGCTGCAGTGACACTCTAGTGTTACAGAATGCCATTATTTGAAGACCACGTATAATGTTCtagacaatgggaaaaaaaagagttcaaaagTGACAATGATATAAAAGGACAGAGATAATATTATGATTTAATTAATGCTATtactaaacaggaaaaaaaggtgGAGAAGATATTTTGtaatcatgaggaaaaaaaaaaaagagacctaCTCCAAAAAGAGTAGAAATTACTTATGAAAAAAGACTCAAATTCCCTTTACTaggttaaggggaaaaaaatggaccATAAGGCTGccacaaataatatataattgaaGCACAGAATCTTGTTGTCATATAATCAACTGCACAGACAGATACTTTTGATCAAAACTGTCTCctattcagggtttttttcagAGCACGCTTAACGTCTTTGTTCCTAAAGCTATAAATTAAAGGGTTCAGCAAGGGAACAGTATTGGTataaaagacagaagaaattTTCCCCTCATCCTTGGACCCAGCAGAAGATGGTTTGAAATACACAAATGCAGCTGATCCAAAGAACAGGGAAACAGCAATTATGTGGGAACTGCAGGTGCTGAGGGCTTTGGATCTTCCTTCCATGGACTTGATGTGgaggatgctggagaagatgagaCCATAAGAGACAAAGATGGTGAGACTGGGTACAATGATATTGATGCCCACCACAATGAAAATTACCAGTTCATTGACCTGGTTACTTGTGCAGGAGAGTTGGAGAAGAGAGAGCATGTCACAGAAAAAATGGTTGATGATGTTTGCATCACAGAAGGTCAGTGTCAGCATGTTTCCAGTGTGAGCCATGGCACCAGAAAATGCCATCAAGTAGGAACCAAGGACAAGGCTGGTACACACTTTAGGGGACATGATAACATTATACAAAAGTGggttacagatggccacatagcgatcATAGGCCATTGATGTCAGCACATAGATTTCAGAAAtagcaaaaaaacacaaaaagtaaagCTGGGTCATGCACCCCACGTAAGAAATAATATTATTCTTTGATATGAAGGCAATTAGCATTTTTGGTGTAAACACAGAAGAGTAGCATAAATCTATGAAGGacaagtgaaagaggaaaaagtacatgggagTGTGTAGATGTGAATTCATCCCAATTAAAATTATCATGCCCAAGTTTCCCAACACAGTGACTGTATATATTACTAGGAACAGGAAGAACAAGGGGAGTTGGAGATCTGGTTGGTCTGTTAATCCCAATAGAAGGAATTCAGTCACAAATGAATCATTTCCAGAAGTCATTCTTCTCTAAGAgaatctgtggacagaggagaatgtATTACATGGAGAAAAATTCAACTTCTCCAACATCTGTTCTCCGAAGAATGTTGTATGCCCCGGCAAGATCTGAGACCTGATCAATGTGGACCATAGTCTATTTTATCATTATCATGAAACTGAGTGACTTGGGCATTCTTTCATTAGTCTTTATAAGCTATATGAGCAAAATTTATCAAAACTTAGCCTGCAGCATGATGCACATTGGTTCCATATGCAAATGACTGTTGTAAAAACCACAGGATTGGGGAGAAGTTTGGACTAGGACATAGTCACGCTTCTCTCTTTCATCAATTCTTCTTTCACATGACCCATCTCTTCACAGTAAAATTGGAAGCAGCAACCCCACCAACCTGGTACTGACCTCCAACATATATTAGACTTGGTGGAGTAAGAATCAAGTAGATTTTCTGAACCAAAACGAAAAGACCAGAATCTAGGAGGGATTAAGTTACTGCTTCATGTCACAAAAACCATAAATATAGAAGAGTGAGATGTCCTTTGATGGAAATGATTGAGATAATGCATTCTCTGAGCAAATGAATGTCTTTAAACTTTCCCTGCACCCATCTTTTAGCGTATCCTTCTACCAGTTTCACTGAATCTCAGGACTACAAAAATTAAAGTCATCTATCTTAGACCTCTGAACATTCATCAGAAAAGGAGGGCATTAATATAAGTGGGATTCAGAAACTCACCTTCCTTAGGCCATCAAACCTTGCTATTTCCTTATCTGAGTTCTTACCCCCATGTCTTGGAAGAGCAACTTCAGGCTCTGAggctttgtttcctttatttctaagAGGATGCAGCCTACACTTAATGTCTGATAGGTACCATAAATCTTTCAGAACTACAGCTCATAATTTTTGAGCAAAttgagtttttattattatcatctttgCCACTTGGTAAGTCACAGAAGATTTAACATGAGTGTAATGATGTCATACAAATCAGTTCTCCCAGGGCAGAA
The nucleotide sequence above comes from Cervus canadensis isolate Bull #8, Minnesota chromosome 29, ASM1932006v1, whole genome shotgun sequence. Encoded proteins:
- the LOC122430959 gene encoding olfactory receptor 8B3-like isoform X1; the encoded protein is MKQMTSGNDSFVTEFLLLGLTDQPDLQLPLFFLFLVIYTVTVLGNLGMIILIGMNSHLHTPMYFFLFHLSFIDLCYSSVFTPKMLIAFISKNNIISYVGCMTQLYFLCFFAISEIYVLTSMAYDRYVAICNPLLYNVIMSPKVCTSLVLGSYLMAFSGAMAHTGNMLTLTFCDANIINHFFCDMLSLLQLSCTSNQVNELVIFIVVGINIIVPSLTIFVSYGLIFSSILHIKSMEGRSKALSTCSSHIIAVSLFFGSAAFVYFKPSSAGSKDEGKISSVFYTNTVPLLNPLIYSFRNKDVKRALKKTLNRRQF
- the LOC122430959 gene encoding olfactory receptor 8B3-like isoform X2, whose protein sequence is MTSGNDSFVTEFLLLGLTDQPDLQLPLFFLFLVIYTVTVLGNLGMIILIGMNSHLHTPMYFFLFHLSFIDLCYSSVFTPKMLIAFISKNNIISYVGCMTQLYFLCFFAISEIYVLTSMAYDRYVAICNPLLYNVIMSPKVCTSLVLGSYLMAFSGAMAHTGNMLTLTFCDANIINHFFCDMLSLLQLSCTSNQVNELVIFIVVGINIIVPSLTIFVSYGLIFSSILHIKSMEGRSKALSTCSSHIIAVSLFFGSAAFVYFKPSSAGSKDEGKISSVFYTNTVPLLNPLIYSFRNKDVKRALKKTLNRRQF